The following coding sequences are from one Rhipicephalus microplus isolate Deutch F79 chromosome 3, USDA_Rmic, whole genome shotgun sequence window:
- the Gos28 gene encoding golgi SNAP receptor complex member Gos28 isoform X1: MAECFLVFLFSDLRKQARHLENEIDLKLVSFSKLGTGFGSRELKNESLDTAPLLGRDHMFETMTLEIEQLLSKLGEVNDQMSQVQTSSGAAPSTTVLHTLQRHRDILQDYVREFHKTRTNVQAHRERDLLLGSVRKDIDSYKNSSSLNRRSEGYLKEHEHLKSSDRMVHDQINIAIRTKDELLSQRNALKAIQTKMTTLANRFPMINSLVQRVNLRKRRDSIILGLVIGTCTVLLLLYITR; encoded by the exons ATGGCTGAATGTTTTCTTGTATTCCTTTTTTCAGATTTACGGAAACAAGCGCGCCACCTCGAAAATGAGATCGACCTTAAGCTCGTTTCCTTCAGCAAGCTTGGTACTGGCTTTGGTTCCAGAGAACTCAAGAATGAAAG CCTTGATACTGCACCATTGCTTGGCAGGGACCACATGTTTGAGACAATGACATTGGAAATTGAGCAGCTGCTATCCAAG CTGGGTGAGGTCAACGACCAGATGAGCCAGGTGCAGACCTCGAGCGGGGCTGCTCCCAGCACCACGGTTCTTCACACACTGCAACGTCACCGAGACATCCTGCAGGACTACGTGCGCGAGTTCCACAAGACGCGCACCAACGTCCAGGCCCACCGGGAGAGGGACCTGCTCCTCGGCTCTGTGCGCAAGGACATTGA TTCTTACAAGAATTCATCCAGTCTCAATCGACGCTCGGAGGGCTACCTAAAAGAACACGAGCACCTGAAAAG TTCAGATCGGATGGTGCATGACCAAATAAA caTTGCTATTCGAACAAAGGATGAGTTGCTGAGTCAGCGCAACGCCCTGAAGGCCATTCAGACCAAGATGACCACTCTAGCCA ACCGCTTCCCCATGATCAACAGCTTGGTGCAGAGGGTCAACTTGCGCAAGAGGAGGGACTCCATCATTCTGGGCCTCGTCATAGGGACGTGCACGGTGCTGCTGTTGCTGTACATTACTCGCTGA
- the Gos28 gene encoding golgi SNAP receptor complex member Gos28 isoform X5 codes for MAECFLVFLFSDLRKQARHLENEIDLKLVSFSKLGTGFGSRELKNESLDTAPLLGRDHMFETMTLEIEQLLSKLGEVNDQMSQVQTSSGAAPSTTVLHTLQRHRDILQDYVREFHKTRTNVQAHRERDLLLGSVRKDIDSYKNSSSLNRRSEGYLKEHEHLKSSDRMVHDQINIAIRTKDELLSQRNALKAIQTKMTTLAIAPGAALCEC; via the exons ATGGCTGAATGTTTTCTTGTATTCCTTTTTTCAGATTTACGGAAACAAGCGCGCCACCTCGAAAATGAGATCGACCTTAAGCTCGTTTCCTTCAGCAAGCTTGGTACTGGCTTTGGTTCCAGAGAACTCAAGAATGAAAG CCTTGATACTGCACCATTGCTTGGCAGGGACCACATGTTTGAGACAATGACATTGGAAATTGAGCAGCTGCTATCCAAG CTGGGTGAGGTCAACGACCAGATGAGCCAGGTGCAGACCTCGAGCGGGGCTGCTCCCAGCACCACGGTTCTTCACACACTGCAACGTCACCGAGACATCCTGCAGGACTACGTGCGCGAGTTCCACAAGACGCGCACCAACGTCCAGGCCCACCGGGAGAGGGACCTGCTCCTCGGCTCTGTGCGCAAGGACATTGA TTCTTACAAGAATTCATCCAGTCTCAATCGACGCTCGGAGGGCTACCTAAAAGAACACGAGCACCTGAAAAG TTCAGATCGGATGGTGCATGACCAAATAAA caTTGCTATTCGAACAAAGGATGAGTTGCTGAGTCAGCGCAACGCCCTGAAGGCCATTCAGACCAAGATGACCACTCTAGCCA TTGCTCCTGGTGCTGCGTTGTGTGAATGTTGA
- the Gos28 gene encoding golgi SNAP receptor complex member Gos28 isoform X2 has translation MMASAGYALEDLRKQARHLENEIDLKLVSFSKLGTGFGSRELKNESLDTAPLLGRDHMFETMTLEIEQLLSKLGEVNDQMSQVQTSSGAAPSTTVLHTLQRHRDILQDYVREFHKTRTNVQAHRERDLLLGSVRKDIDSYKNSSSLNRRSEGYLKEHEHLKSSDRMVHDQINIAIRTKDELLSQRNALKAIQTKMTTLANRFPMINSLVQRVNLRKRRDSIILGLVIGTCTVLLLLYITR, from the exons ATTTACGGAAACAAGCGCGCCACCTCGAAAATGAGATCGACCTTAAGCTCGTTTCCTTCAGCAAGCTTGGTACTGGCTTTGGTTCCAGAGAACTCAAGAATGAAAG CCTTGATACTGCACCATTGCTTGGCAGGGACCACATGTTTGAGACAATGACATTGGAAATTGAGCAGCTGCTATCCAAG CTGGGTGAGGTCAACGACCAGATGAGCCAGGTGCAGACCTCGAGCGGGGCTGCTCCCAGCACCACGGTTCTTCACACACTGCAACGTCACCGAGACATCCTGCAGGACTACGTGCGCGAGTTCCACAAGACGCGCACCAACGTCCAGGCCCACCGGGAGAGGGACCTGCTCCTCGGCTCTGTGCGCAAGGACATTGA TTCTTACAAGAATTCATCCAGTCTCAATCGACGCTCGGAGGGCTACCTAAAAGAACACGAGCACCTGAAAAG TTCAGATCGGATGGTGCATGACCAAATAAA caTTGCTATTCGAACAAAGGATGAGTTGCTGAGTCAGCGCAACGCCCTGAAGGCCATTCAGACCAAGATGACCACTCTAGCCA ACCGCTTCCCCATGATCAACAGCTTGGTGCAGAGGGTCAACTTGCGCAAGAGGAGGGACTCCATCATTCTGGGCCTCGTCATAGGGACGTGCACGGTGCTGCTGTTGCTGTACATTACTCGCTGA
- the Gos28 gene encoding golgi SNAP receptor complex member Gos28 isoform X3 gives MAECFLVFLFSDLRKQARHLENEIDLKLVSFSKLGTGFGSRELKNERDHMFETMTLEIEQLLSKLGEVNDQMSQVQTSSGAAPSTTVLHTLQRHRDILQDYVREFHKTRTNVQAHRERDLLLGSVRKDIDSYKNSSSLNRRSEGYLKEHEHLKSSDRMVHDQINIAIRTKDELLSQRNALKAIQTKMTTLANRFPMINSLVQRVNLRKRRDSIILGLVIGTCTVLLLLYITR, from the exons ATGGCTGAATGTTTTCTTGTATTCCTTTTTTCAGATTTACGGAAACAAGCGCGCCACCTCGAAAATGAGATCGACCTTAAGCTCGTTTCCTTCAGCAAGCTTGGTACTGGCTTTGGTTCCAGAGAACTCAAGAATGAAAG GGACCACATGTTTGAGACAATGACATTGGAAATTGAGCAGCTGCTATCCAAG CTGGGTGAGGTCAACGACCAGATGAGCCAGGTGCAGACCTCGAGCGGGGCTGCTCCCAGCACCACGGTTCTTCACACACTGCAACGTCACCGAGACATCCTGCAGGACTACGTGCGCGAGTTCCACAAGACGCGCACCAACGTCCAGGCCCACCGGGAGAGGGACCTGCTCCTCGGCTCTGTGCGCAAGGACATTGA TTCTTACAAGAATTCATCCAGTCTCAATCGACGCTCGGAGGGCTACCTAAAAGAACACGAGCACCTGAAAAG TTCAGATCGGATGGTGCATGACCAAATAAA caTTGCTATTCGAACAAAGGATGAGTTGCTGAGTCAGCGCAACGCCCTGAAGGCCATTCAGACCAAGATGACCACTCTAGCCA ACCGCTTCCCCATGATCAACAGCTTGGTGCAGAGGGTCAACTTGCGCAAGAGGAGGGACTCCATCATTCTGGGCCTCGTCATAGGGACGTGCACGGTGCTGCTGTTGCTGTACATTACTCGCTGA
- the Gos28 gene encoding golgi SNAP receptor complex member Gos28 isoform X4, whose product MMASAGYALEDLRKQARHLENEIDLKLVSFSKLGTGFGSRELKNERDHMFETMTLEIEQLLSKLGEVNDQMSQVQTSSGAAPSTTVLHTLQRHRDILQDYVREFHKTRTNVQAHRERDLLLGSVRKDIDSYKNSSSLNRRSEGYLKEHEHLKSSDRMVHDQINIAIRTKDELLSQRNALKAIQTKMTTLANRFPMINSLVQRVNLRKRRDSIILGLVIGTCTVLLLLYITR is encoded by the exons ATTTACGGAAACAAGCGCGCCACCTCGAAAATGAGATCGACCTTAAGCTCGTTTCCTTCAGCAAGCTTGGTACTGGCTTTGGTTCCAGAGAACTCAAGAATGAAAG GGACCACATGTTTGAGACAATGACATTGGAAATTGAGCAGCTGCTATCCAAG CTGGGTGAGGTCAACGACCAGATGAGCCAGGTGCAGACCTCGAGCGGGGCTGCTCCCAGCACCACGGTTCTTCACACACTGCAACGTCACCGAGACATCCTGCAGGACTACGTGCGCGAGTTCCACAAGACGCGCACCAACGTCCAGGCCCACCGGGAGAGGGACCTGCTCCTCGGCTCTGTGCGCAAGGACATTGA TTCTTACAAGAATTCATCCAGTCTCAATCGACGCTCGGAGGGCTACCTAAAAGAACACGAGCACCTGAAAAG TTCAGATCGGATGGTGCATGACCAAATAAA caTTGCTATTCGAACAAAGGATGAGTTGCTGAGTCAGCGCAACGCCCTGAAGGCCATTCAGACCAAGATGACCACTCTAGCCA ACCGCTTCCCCATGATCAACAGCTTGGTGCAGAGGGTCAACTTGCGCAAGAGGAGGGACTCCATCATTCTGGGCCTCGTCATAGGGACGTGCACGGTGCTGCTGTTGCTGTACATTACTCGCTGA